CAGCGGGTTCGGAGGCACGCCGGGGGCGAGGAAGTCCCTGAGCCTCTCGCTCGTGAACAGGCTTCAGGTGAAGCTCTCCTCTGGTGACGACACCCGCAAGCTGGACAATCTGGCGAGGCTGTCGTTCCGGAGCAGCTACGACTTCCGTCGCGACGACGAACGGTGGTCCGATCTGTCATCGGGGTTCGAGCTTCGCCCGGGCCGGGCGCTCTCCTTCCGGTGGTCGGGACGCCACGACCCGTACGACGGCTGGGCCATTCAGAACTCCAGTCTGACGACGACGGTCACGCTGAACGGGAGCGCACCGGCGGCCGACCGGACGTGGGAGGACCGCGTGCAGGACATGGCGTCTCCGAGCCCGGTCGACGAGCTGAGACAGCAGATCGCGGAGCGCGCGAGATCGGGACTCACGACGCTGAAGCCGTGGAGCGCCTCGATGACCTTCCGGTACTCGAGAGGAGCGTCGTCCGCCAGCGAATCGTACTGGGTCGACGGCAGCGTGGCCTTCTCGCCGACGCCGAAGTGGCGGCTCAACTACTCGCTGCACTACGATCTCGAGGCCGGCGAGGTCGCCAGCCAGGAGTACACGATCTATCGTGACCTCCACTGCTGGGAGGCCCAGTTCACGCGCCGCTACTACAACGACGAGTGGCAGTACTACTTCAGGATCAGTGTCAAGGCGCTTCCCGAGCTCCAGGCCGAGTCCGGCGAGCGCTACCTTTCACGAGGAATCCGCTAGCCGCCACATCGATCCCCGGGGCCCCGCCGGTCACCCCTCAGCTCGAGCGGTGTACGGAGGTCTTCTCTCCGCTACGAAGGGCATCCCACGGCCTGACCCCCGCAGGGCGGGCGGCTTCTGCATTCGAGACCGCCCTCCCGTGTCACGCGTCCGCCGGACGACCGAAGCCGCACGTTGCGCGCCGCGGTTCGACGGGGTCTCGGCCCCGGTCCAGTGTCGACCAGATACGCCTCTAAGTGGCCATGGGACAAGTCCTTACAGATTTAGCGCGCGACCCCACGAGGGGGGGCCAACACGGCCGGTGCCGCCTTGTGAAAAGGCCCGTTCGATGGGGCCTTCCTCAGGGGGGTGCGCCGGAAGCGCCAGCCAGTAGGGGAATTCCTGTTGACAGAATGAGGGGTGTGTTGTAGCGTGTCCCCAACTTCGTCAGCTTGAGCGGATGTGGTGCTTGTGAGACTGGTTCCTGAGAGGGGGTTGCAGGATGAACAAGGCGGAACTCATCGAGAAGGTCGCGCAGCGTTCAGGGCTTTCGAACCGTGCAGCGAAGGACGTCGTCGACTCGATCTTCGCGGTCGACAACGGGATCATCGCCGAGGAGCTCAAGAGCCGCGGCAAGGTCCAGATCACGGGCTTCGGCACCTTCCAGGCCGACAAGCGCAACGCCCGCGACTGGCGGATCCCCGGCACCGACAGGACGAAGCACGTGCCGGAGCACTTCGCGCCGAAGTTCAAGGCCGGTAAGTCGCTGAAGGACACGGTCAAGTAGAACGACCCGAGCAGGGTACACGACTCAACGGGGAGCGGAGAGTCCTGGACTCTTCTCTCCCCGTTTCTCTTTGCTCGCCGGATGACGCACGTCCGGCGGGAGGACGAGTATGCAGCAGCTGGTCGCTACCGTCATCAGGCGGACCGAGACCGGGCGCCGGACGACGTCCACGGGGCTGTCGGCGAGACGGCTGTCGCTCCGCGTCAGGGTCGAGGGGCCCGTCGAGAAGGCCCTCGCCGTTCCTGACCGGGTGAAGGGCAGGGAGATGACCATCGTGCGCGAGGTGCCGGGTCGATGGGGCATCCGCCGGGGCGACACGATCGTGCTCAGCCGGAAGGAGAGCGCGAGGGCGCTGTGTCCAAGGAGGGCATCGCTTCCCGAGCTCCCGTCGGGCGCCGACGCGGTGAGGCTCGACACCGGCGACATCGACAGAGACGGCTTCGAGGAGGACCGTCTCTCGAACGCCTTCGTGGAGGCGGTGCTCAAGCCCCACCGCGGCGCGCGCCTCGCATCGCTCAGGGACTGCGGCGGCGTCGACCGCTTCGCGCAGCCCTTCGAGCACATCATGGCGGGGAAGTACGTGCTCCTCGGGGGCGCCGAGGACCTCATCTTCGAATCGGGTTCGCCCGGGAAGCTCTGGAACGCCGCCCTCGAACGCGAGCAGGGCGGGGCCGGCGAGGCCGTGTACGGAACGAAGCTCAAGAGCCCCGCCCACGTTCGCCTCCGGAAGCGCGCGTGGACGGAGCCGGGTCTCCCCGGTGTCATCACCGAGGTCCGCATCCGGTATGACGGTACGTCGAACGACGAGGCCGGACGGGAGAGCGCGGACGAGGACAGGACGGCGATCTCGTACGGCATCAGGCTCTCGACGGCGGTCACCGGAACCGCGTCGAGGAACGTCTTCGACGTCCCCGGCCCCGGCGGCGTCAAGGTCGTCCGGTACGTCAGGCCGCCTCACGGCAGGCGCTGGCGATGGCGCGACTGGAGGGACGAGAGCTTCGGGCTGAGGGGAGGCTTCCTGATCAGCCGTCACGAGGTGCTCGGGCGCCCTCTCATGGTGCTTTTCAGCGCCCGCCGGGCGCTCTGCGTGGGCATCCGGAACGACCTTCCGGGGCCGGAGGTCGTGCTGCGGCACAGGACGGTCCGCCTCAGAGCGGATGCTGAGCGGCCGTGGGGCGCGGCCTTTCTGTCGGGCGATGCCTCGTGCGCGTCCGGTAAGAGCGCGCTGCTTCTTTCCCGCGACAGAACGGGCACAAGACTTGCGGTCAGCGTCCGGACGGCGCGACGTGTCGAGCGGATCCGGGCCTCGCTTCTGACGGCGGGCGGACGGCGGCGGCTGACGCTCCGCCCCGTCGAGGTCCCGTACGCCGGACATCTGCATACGGGCGTGCTCGAGGACCTGGACGCCATGAGGCGG
The sequence above is a segment of the Candidatus Effluviviaceae Genus V sp. genome. Coding sequences within it:
- a CDS encoding HU family DNA-binding protein; this translates as MNKAELIEKVAQRSGLSNRAAKDVVDSIFAVDNGIIAEELKSRGKVQITGFGTFQADKRNARDWRIPGTDRTKHVPEHFAPKFKAGKSLKDTVK